Proteins from one Nitrososphaerota archaeon genomic window:
- a CDS encoding Nre family DNA repair protein: MIKAFNEWISPILEDKKVLFDLNISEGLRIVKKDYLCIVCRGVKLLCGKNRCPIMIKLYSFIKTKVLYIENFLEGCAPPDVFIGRIGYPKVYIGPLVPPIIGDTRIFSTPEKWVGRKIDEIIDMRSQLIRGKYLVDVHSPSKDLDKFSLMIQELSLSSSSINTELLFERKPSGAIVLSNEFEPFGPSAPIKSLKIGNYKTNKIIEKAYYDYDMKAEEAVMKAYLSNVNISAIQRAFSSGCFGLKKNRRFVPTRWSITAVDSIVSNNLIGEIKNFPIINEYQVYSFDNIGNRFVILMIPSKWKYESMEAWWPGTFWNPWKNVVIYGDREHFSGRTTYAEIGGCYYAARLAVTEKLYEMKKQAGVIIFREIYPEYILPIGVWNVRESVRASLKNKSMNFNNLKDALNYISSILKIPLKRWCEASTLLKEELYQTKILDFILYGH; the protein is encoded by the coding sequence ATGATTAAAGCATTTAATGAATGGATTTCACCAATTTTAGAAGATAAGAAAGTTTTATTTGATCTTAATATAAGTGAAGGATTAAGAATAGTAAAAAAAGATTATTTATGTATTGTATGTAGGGGAGTAAAACTTTTATGTGGTAAAAATAGATGCCCTATAATGATTAAATTATATTCTTTTATAAAAACTAAAGTTCTTTATATAGAAAATTTTCTTGAGGGGTGTGCTCCCCCAGATGTTTTTATTGGAAGAATAGGTTATCCAAAAGTATACATTGGGCCGTTAGTTCCACCAATAATTGGAGACACTAGAATTTTTTCAACTCCAGAAAAATGGGTTGGTAGAAAAATTGATGAAATAATAGATATGCGTTCCCAACTTATTAGAGGAAAATATTTAGTCGATGTACATTCTCCATCAAAAGATTTAGATAAATTTTCTTTAATGATACAAGAACTTAGTCTTTCATCATCTTCAATAAATACTGAGCTATTATTCGAAAGAAAACCTAGTGGAGCAATAGTTTTAAGCAATGAATTTGAACCTTTTGGCCCATCAGCTCCTATTAAATCATTAAAAATTGGAAATTATAAAACAAATAAAATAATAGAAAAGGCATATTATGACTATGATATGAAAGCTGAAGAGGCTGTTATGAAAGCATATTTATCCAATGTTAATATTTCAGCTATTCAAAGAGCTTTTAGTAGTGGATGTTTTGGTTTAAAGAAAAATAGGAGATTTGTTCCTACTAGATGGAGCATAACAGCTGTGGATAGCATAGTATCAAATAATTTAATAGGAGAAATAAAAAATTTCCCTATAATTAATGAATATCAAGTTTATTCTTTTGATAATATTGGAAATAGGTTTGTTATATTAATGATTCCTTCAAAATGGAAATATGAATCAATGGAAGCATGGTGGCCTGGAACATTCTGGAATCCATGGAAAAATGTAGTAATATATGGAGATCGTGAACATTTTTCAGGTAGGACAACATATGCGGAAATCGGTGGATGCTATTATGCTGCAAGACTTGCAGTAACTGAAAAACTTTATGAAATGAAAAAACAAGCAGGAGTTATAATTTTTAGAGAAATATACCCTGAATATATTTTACCAATTGGTGTTTGGAATGTTAGAGAAAGTGTTAGAGCATCATTAAAGAATAAATCTATGAATTTTAATAATTTAAAAGACGCATTAAATTATATTTCTTCAATATTAAAAATTCCTCTTAAGAGATGGTGTGAAGCAAGCACATTGTTAAAAGAAGAACTTTATCAAACGAAGATTTTAGATTTTATTTTGTATGGACATTAA